The genomic interval TAAGCACAAATTTCCAATTGTTTAATGTTCATGCATGTTCAGCTTCAGCAGTATCCCAACAACGATATATAGTGAACCTTGAAGATTGAAACTCTGGGAATATGTAACTAAAGGCTGAAAATACATTCCCCTAATCCAACAGTTCCAAGACCGAAAACAGCTACGCTTGAACCCTCCTCAACCTTAGCATCTTTCCAAGCTGCCCCGAATCCAGTTGAATATCCACATGAAAGGAAGCTAGCATGCGAAGGAGCTATGCTCGGATGAATCTTGACGACATAATTCGCATTTATAACCATATATTCAGACCATGTGGCACAGGAAAATGTGTGGTACAAACTTTGGCCTCTAATGGACATTCTTGAAGTGCCATCAAGCATTAGGCAGTTCAAGGTTAACGGGTAAGTTAGGCATAAATTAGTGTTCTCGGATGTGCAATTCTCACATGTTTGACACTCTGCGACATAGGTCGGAATCACAACATCTCCCTGTTTTAGCCCATTGACTTCCTCACAGATGCTCTCCACCACCCTGCAATTGCATAGCAAACATTTTGTAAAAGGTCATTGAACATTGCTAAATGGACCATGACAAGTATTTCACATAATGAAATCTCTCAGTCAAGGTTGTTCTCATTGATTGCAGTAGTCATATGACCATGAAGGAAATACAAGCAGAGGACGTTACCCAACACCTTCATGCCCCATGACTCGAGGGAAAAGAGGCTGATAGAGGGAAAACAAAATCTCATCAAGAAACGATATCAGATAACTGattcaagaaaaatgatgagaaTCAAATAGTATAATTGAAGTAAAATCAATGAGGAAAAGAATACTAACACTTGGGAATCCTCTGGTTGACAATATGTCACTGTGACAAACACTGGCACATAGCATTTTAACTCGAACTTCAGATGATTTTGGTGGCTCTACTTGTATCTCTTCAACCTTTAATGGCTCCCCTTTTCCCCAACATACTATTGCTGCCATGTTACTCCAAAGGACAAGCATGAGAGATATCAGAgttgcaaaaaataaaagaaaataagagtaATCCCAACCTTCtgaatttaatgaaaaacaatAACTTAAAAcagttttaatcaaaacaacTTTGCTAAATTCTAAGCTAACTTTGCATGTTATGAGTTGTGAACTGCTGTTTGACATTGTTAGGCATGGCTTTGCTGGTGTTAAACTTAACAATTGAACTGTGGCTTCAGAAGAGAAACTAACAAAAGTAAGAAGATTGTTGCTGAATCTCTATCTGCAAAATATATTCTTATATGAACACATAAAGCAGGCTAAGtaccaagaaaaagaaaaggccgGCTACCCTCTGATCATATCTGAAAAATAAAACCTGGTATCATATGTGGATTAAATGTTGatgtattttcaaaacaaaaattatgtcttttcatatgaaaaattatgactattGAAAGTcacatcaattaaaatatgattTCACCTATAGGCATAGGGGATTCAAACCTAGCTGAAATTAGAGCAATTCGGGAAGCTTTCTTGTTGTTTATTGCATCAAAATGGAATCAATCACAGAGTCTGATAATTGAGAGTGACTCATGTAATGCTGTTAAATGTGTGAACAAACCTATGGAAGCACCCTGGAGATTAAGAAAGCGGGTTGTTCATATTGAACGATTGAAAAATGATGTAAGAAGATGGAAGGTGAGGCACACTTTTAGAATGAATAACACACTGGCAGATCGACTTGCGAAAGCTGGGGTTCAACGCACAGAGGACCTGGTGACTATGCTGGAATAGCCCTCAACCTTTGGTGTCACTGttaaagtgaggaaggaaccCAGGTAATGTggaaaattctctcttttttgggGCCGAGACTTTTCTGAGAATTGGGTGCTGCTGTGTGGGTGTGCTGACTGTGGAAGCTGCTGCGATTTGGTGTTTTGTGGATGAATGAGAACAATTTCCACATCTGTCATAATTTTGTATGCTTTTGGAAGGTGTTTTAGGGGTGTTGATGATTTGCAATGTGTTATGGTGACACTAATTTCAGGCAGAGGGATGTGATTTCTTTGGTTTCTGATACTTGTGTGTAAAATGTATAGGTTcttcaaaaaattatgttgAGGGACATGGGATCTTATTTTGTTCATATGCTTGGCAGGGTCACTTTGACCTTCTGCAAAAAAGGTATGATAGCCATGAGAGGATGTTGGAACTCTAGGCtttattaaggaaaatagaatCTTTTGTTAAATGTACAGTTTCTGCTGAGATAATATGATGTAATCCTTCTTTCCGAGCATAACAGATAAGGATTAACTTACTTTGTTTCGACTCAAGGGAGTGTTTTTGCCCCTCTCGAGAGTTATGTAtaatgaaatttcaaaaaaaaaaatgttatttcaCATAATATGAAATAGTATGATTATTAGCTCGTAGGTGATTTTTTAAGTGAAAagttatattaaaatacttttaaatCCAAATGTTAAGGGATAATTAAAAAACACcattgttaaaaatttttgatatggaaaagttaattttttacttttttacttAACTGTTATCTCGTACGGGAGGAATGTTTTCTATCAATTGTCATGTGGGAATCTGACCCACCAAAACCTGGCAAATGGCAACGATATTCGTCTAAGTTTGATTGTTAAGATAACaagataattttgaaaatgacatAAATATGTTATTGCACCATCTGTAAGTAGCCGACATATTTGACAAAACAGCAACCAATAATTACTTACAAAACTTTTACTCCTGTTTCTTGCTTTTTGATAGGTTTGTATTGCATGATTTGCATGAGTGGCTTAACTTTGCAGCGTGATTATTGAATAATGGTTTTTTCCTAACCTTAATTTTGCTTTAACTCCTGCTCGCAACTGTTGGCATGGTCTTATATGATATGACTTGTCAAAGCTCTCCCTACTTTCTTGCAATCTCCGACGGCACATTGTGTTGCTGTACGAATGGCTTTAATTCAGAAATGGGTGGTCATCAGCTCTCAAAGTTAGTTTGTCAGTTTCCGTAATTAAGCTGGTGATCGGTGAAGCATGGGGTCTCCCGGTTTTCCGCCGCGTGCTCCTCGTTTATTGTCCTTGAGCTTTCATAAATGTGTACCATCCCAAACTGACCTAAAACTAGTAATATAAATAGGCATTCATAATCATATTTTTCCCTACAATAAACAacacttaaataataataataatgttagTCAAAATTAGACATCCACGTTTTACTCTTTGTATAAAAATTCTTACCATAAAAAATTCTTGTGCATATGATAAGAAGTAACTTGAGTTATACTCCAAACTGATTGCAAAATTGAGTCTCTCAACACAAGTTGACAAGCCTAACATGGAAGTTGAGTTAAGAAGAAATCTTATCACAGATTGCTTCACTGAAGATTCCCGAGACAAAATCACGAGGAAGATTAGATAGCTATTCTAATCTTCGAAATGATATATCCTCCTCccttttaaatttcatattcaaTTAGCTTTTTATTCCTTTGCTGGCATTATAAACTGGTTTTCCATGGTACACCTTAACTTTGTTGCTTCATGGCCTTATTCCTTTGCTTGAATCGTACATTagttgaaattaatttttgatataatattttattttatattttaagcCTTTGTAAACATAAGAAGTCAAAAGAGATTCTCAACTTGACATCAAGAAGTATTCTTTTCGACCTAATGTGAAAGAGAATAACACAACATTTATATAAGCGCTGCATATTGAATAAGCAAATTATAACCAAAGCTACCACCTATAGTGTAATGTTGGGTTCTACCAAAATAGGAGTAATACAGTCCAAATGATAACCATAAAGCTGCGGCTAAAAAAGCGTTTCTTTGCAAATATTACAAGACAATTAAGCAAAAGTTAACAAACAGTGAATAGCATATTCTCATTTATGGAACTTTTTAATGCATTACAAGTTGATTGACGTAATCCCCAACGGTGCTAGCTGTAACACCTTTATTAAATGTGAATTAAAACTTAGAATATAAGTGTATTTGTCACTCATATAAATCAAATCTTGATCAAAACCTTGACACAATCTGGTTGCTTCAACAACTCAAATACGTTGTTTGCTTCTTGCAGCTGAATTTCATGAGTCAATAGTTCGTCAAGCTGTATTTCCTGTGAAGAAACAGGACCATTATTTTTGTAAGGAACTCCActcaattcaattaaaaaaacatttgtGATAGACATTTGACCCCACTAAATTGAAGTGATCCtggcaaaaaaaattaattagtcCATCGAGGCACTCACcctatttttacatttttcataGATAATCGGAAGGTCAGATTTGCCTTTGAGCCCTCCAAAAATCGACCCCTTCAAAGTTCTGCCAAGGAGAATGCctataaaatttatgtttacACTTGAATGTTCTCCTGCTCCAATCTGTATGATCTTTCCTGCTCCCTGACCACCACaaagtaaatcaaaattttatgtcTCCAATCACACATCTCAATAATTAAAAGCTTGAAATTCcaatttagaaatttttagtttaaattctGTACCAGTTTTGTGGCTTCAATGGCTTCATTGATGAGGGGTGGAACCCCAGTGCATTCAAAGCTGTAGTCCACACCCATTCCACCAGTTAAATCTTTGACCAATTCGGCAATACAT from Theobroma cacao cultivar B97-61/B2 chromosome 5, Criollo_cocoa_genome_V2, whole genome shotgun sequence carries:
- the LOC18599593 gene encoding alcohol dehydrogenase-like 2, with the protein product MSNSSSQLITCKVSLEFSKVVLIKTVLSYCFSLNSEGWDYSYFLLFFATLISLMLVLWSNMAAIVCWGKGEPLKVEEIQVEPPKSSEVRVKMLCASVCHSDILSTRGFPSPLFPRVMGHEGVGVVESICEEVNGLKQGDVVIPTYVAECQTCENCTSENTNLCLTYPLTLNCLMLDGTSRMSIRGQSLYHTFSCATWSEYMVINANYVVKIHPSIAPSHASFLSCGYSTGFGAAWKDAKVEEGSSVAVFGLGTVGLGVVEGARIQGATKIIGIDKNPRKKENGHVFGMTDFINPDGSDKYSICESVRALTDGKGVDYSFECSGVAPLVNEAIESTKIGTGKTILMGIGDHQSLQINFLPLLCGRTLKGCVYGGIKTISDLPILLEKCRNKEIHLDELLTHEVQLEDINKAFELLKQPDCVKVLVKI